CCCCCGGTCCGAGAGCGGGCGGGTGTACGAGGTGACCGACTCGAAGGACAGGTGGCTCGCCAACGCGCCGCTGGCGTCCCGCAAGGACGCCCGGGACGCGGTGGTGGCCGCCCGTAAGGCGTTCGGTGGCTGGTCGGGTGCGACGGCGTACAACCGCGGGCAGATCCTCTACCGCGTCGCGGAGATGTTGGAGGGCCGCCGCGACCAGTTCGTCGCGGAGGTCGCGGACGCCGAGGGGTGCTCGAAGGCGAAGGCCGCGGCGCAGGTGGACGCGGCGATCGACCGCTGGGTGTGGTACGCGGGCTGGTCCGACAAGGTCGCCCAGATCGCGGGTGGCGCCAACCCGGTCGCGGGCCCGTACTTCAACATGTCGGCGCCGGAGCCGACCGGTGTGGTCGCGGTCCTGGCGCCGCAGGAGTCGTCGTTCCTGGGTCTGGTGTCGGTGGTCGCCCCGGCGATCGTCACCGGCAACACGGTGGTCGTGGTGGCCGCGCAGGACGCGCCGCTGCCGGCGCTGTCGCTGGCCGAGGTGCTCGCGACGTCCGATCTGCCGGGTGGTGTGGTCAACGTCCTGTCGGGCCGTACGGCGGAGATCGGTGCGCCGCTCGCCGCCCACCAGGACGTCAACGCGATCGATCTCGCGGGCGCGGACGCCGGGTTGGCGAAGGAGCTGGAGACGGCGGCGGCCGACAACCTCAAGCGGGTGCTGCGCCCGGGGGCGGTGGACTGGAGTGCCGTCCCGGG
The sequence above is a segment of the Streptomyces lydicus genome. Coding sequences within it:
- a CDS encoding aldehyde dehydrogenase family protein gives rise to the protein MSDRLSVLKTYKLYVGGKFPRSESGRVYEVTDSKDRWLANAPLASRKDARDAVVAARKAFGGWSGATAYNRGQILYRVAEMLEGRRDQFVAEVADAEGCSKAKAAAQVDAAIDRWVWYAGWSDKVAQIAGGANPVAGPYFNMSAPEPTGVVAVLAPQESSFLGLVSVVAPAIVTGNTVVVVAAQDAPLPALSLAEVLATSDLPGGVVNVLSGRTAEIGAPLAAHQDVNAIDLAGADAGLAKELETAAADNLKRVLRPGAVDWSAVPGTERLLSFLETKTVWHPMGV